One part of the Lotus japonicus ecotype B-129 chromosome 2, LjGifu_v1.2 genome encodes these proteins:
- the LOC130739213 gene encoding universal stress protein A-like protein — translation MASVTRIMLGVNESSLKGYPHPSISSKGAFEWTINKIVRNNVTAFNLLFVHVQVPDEDGYDDMDSIYATAEDFKNMKERERIRGIHLLEYFIKRCNEIGVACQGWIRHGDPKEVICHEVKRQRPDFLIVGSRGLGPFQKVFVGTVSEFCWKHAECPVLSIKRTADETPQDPVDD, via the exons ATGGCGAGTGTGACTCGGATAATGCTGGGAGTGAACGAGTCAAGCTTGAAGGGTTACCCTCACCCTTCCATTAGCAGCAAAGGCGCTTTCGAGTGGACCATCAACAAGATCGTTCGCAACAACGTCACTGCTTTCAACCTTCTCTTTGTCCATGTTCAAGTTCCTGATGAAGATG GTTATGATGACATGGATAGCATCTATGCTACAGCTGAAGATTTTAAGAACatgaaggagagagaaagaattAGAGGGATTCATCTTCTGGAATACTTTATCAAGAGGTGTAATGAAATTGGG GTGGCATGTCAAGGATGGATAAGGCATGGTGATCCCAAAGAAGTAATCTGTCATGAGGTGAAACGACAACGACCAGATTTTCTAATTGTGGGCAGCAGAGGTCTTGGGCCTTTCCAAAA GGTTTTTGTTGGCACTGTTAGCGAATTCTGCTGGAAGCATGCTGAATGCCCTGTCCTTTCTATCAAACGCACTGCTGATGAAACTCCACAGGACCCTGTTGATGATTGA
- the LOC130739212 gene encoding PWWP domain-containing protein 6-like, whose translation MGTVETGVSSPLRESPKVQGSEKEKTELREGLGDLGIGKGGCGGVPENGGGLSSCGEQSLGGDDGVGVVGVVKSSVVETEVSVLKDNGCQVNADSSQVIGFSALLKMQESAALSGGGAEKLDSACVSGGRVAEAAVLTEDGLAEKLDSACASGGRVAEASALTEDALAKVDGEDGREGKTSEEGKKDEECDGKIVTVEVPIVETGENMDVAEDLSDEGYGFSVGDFVWGKIKSHPWWPGRIYDPFDASDAALKLQQKNRLLVAYFGDGTFAWCHPSQLKPFEENFIDMVKQSSSKAFVNAVQEAVSEVGRLLYVKMSHSLVAEKTKSELTPPLVNNFGIKKGVLVPDGGIERLSGFPIEPAELLSQVKHIAEIIATASILELEMLKARLSVFYLSRGGFTLAAYEDPQPVPGLEDITDDVGDSKNAVEAPVQGPMEEIYSTSPLSPKIGDSSGLSGNRLSHRRKQKSIAEIIGEDKDDHPENMEGNATAEVIGAIGLTGRKKRKESEDSMASKSVQKKRKLLLNTEKNMPSDENGDTGGKKSIKKGKLLQSKDKNEENEKETDEGKTNEQNEKGPLSRERKKSKYLSPPFTTSIRGLKQVARETETPEKSSDSSSYQTQDDENKTIDLKKIEYPSEDVLSEIWYAAISPQNPRGSTSDDKFDDFISVFRSSLYREGSLYEAFNELRPGSKRKNPESELGVLRKDQNLSDHESPYDSAPAKRRKETAPSMSRGKRAPETGKKGSDEKAQSAEIFVSFWPGSTLPSRSDVITAFSKYGALNEAETNMFKTNFTARVSFLRASDAEEALRHAENKNPFESCEVTYDIQYPSEGSKSLGHVERSKSRHLLAKEKGKAPATPTVSLSQANEAADKVNLNFIKQKLQDLASMLETADGTSPDFKTKVESEVKGLLEDVNKMVESSS comes from the coding sequence ATGGGCACTGTTGAAACTGGGGTTTCATCTCCTTTGAGGGAAAGCCCCAAGGTTCAGGGTTCAGAGAAGGAGAAGACTGAACTCAGGGAAGGTCTTGGTGATTTGGGTATTGGGAAGGGAGGTTGTGGTGGGGTTCCTGAGAATGGGGGTGGGTTATCTAGCTGTGGAGAGCAAAGTTTAGGTGGTGATGATGGGGTTGGGGTTGTTGGAGTTGTCAAGAGTAGTGTCGTTGAGACCGAGGTTTCGGTTCTGAAGGATAATGGTTGTCAAGTTAATGCTGATTCTTCTCAGGTAATAGGGTTTTCCGCTTTGTTGAAGATGCAAGAAAGTGCTGCGCTTTCTGGTGGTGGTGCTGAGAAGTTGGATTCTGCTTGTGTTTCTGGGGGAAGAGTAGCAGAAGCTGCTGTTTTGACTGAGGATGGTTTGGCTGAGAAATTGGATTCTGCTTGTGCTTCTGGGGGAAGAGTAGCAGAAGCTTCTGCTTTGACTGAGGATGCTTTGGCAAAGGTTGATGGGGAAGATGGAAGAGAAGGGAAGACAAGTGAGGAAGGAAAAAAAGATGAAGAGTGTGATGGGAAAATTGTGACCGTAGAGGTTCCAATAGTAGAGACAGGTGAGAACATGGATGTAGCGGAGGATTTGAGTGATGAAGGGTATGGATTTTCTGTTGGTGATTTTGTTTGGGGCAAAATTAAGAGTCATCCTTGGTGGCCTGGACGGATTTATGATCCGTTTGACGCATCAGATGCTGCTTTGAAGCTGCAACAAAAGAATAGACTCTTGGTGGCTTACTTTGGGGATGGAACCTTTGCTTGGTGCCATCCATCGCAGTTAAAGCCTTTTGAGGAGAACTTCATTGATATGGTGAAACAAAGCAGTTCCAAAGCTTTTGTCAATGCTGTACAAGAGGCTGTGAGTGAGGTTGGAAGGCTTTTGTATGTGAAGATGAGCCATTCTCTTGTTGCAGAGAAAACTAAGTCTGAATTGACTCCGCCATTGGTGAATAATTTTGGAATCAAGAAAGGAGTTCTTGTGCCTGATGGTGGCATAGAGAGGCTTTCAGGTTTTCCAATTGAACCAGCTGAGTTACTTTCCCAAGTGAAACACATTGCAGAAATTATTGCTACTGCTAGTATCCTGGAGCTGGAAATGTTAAAGGCACGACTTTCAGTGTTCTATCTATCAAGAGGAGGTTTTACATTGGCTGCTTATGAGGATCCCCAGCCGGTTCCTGGACTTGAAGATATAACTGACGATGTAGGTGACAGTAAGAATGCAGTGGAAGCACCAGTTCAAGGGCCAATGGAAGAAATCTACTCTACCTCGCCATTGAGCCCTAAAATTGGTGATTCTTCAGGGCTTTCAGGAAATAGATTGAGCCATAGAAGAAAGCAGAAAAGCATTGCTGAAATTATAGGAGAAGACAAAGATGATCATCCTGAAAATATGGAGGGGAATGCGACAGCTGAAGTGATCGGTGCAATTGGGTTAACTGgtagaaagaagagaaaagagagtgAGGATTCAATGGCCTCTAAATCAGttcagaagaaaagaaagttgcTCCTGAATACTGAAAAAAATATGCCGAGTGATGAAAATGGTGACACTGGGGGCAAGAAAAGCATTAAGAAAGGAAAATTGTTGCAGTCAAAAgacaaaaatgaagaaaatgagaagGAAACTGATGAAGGGAAGACCAATGAACAGAATGAGAAGGGTCCTTTGTcaagagaaaggaagaagagtAAGTACTTGTCCCCTCCCTTCACTACTTCAATCCGGGGGCTTAAGCAGGTTGCCAGAGAAACAGAAACTCCTGAAAAATCCAGTGATAGCTCAAGTTACCAAACACAAGATGATGAGAACAAGACTATTGATCTGAAGAAAATTGAATATCCTTCAGAGGATGTTCTCTCTGAAATCTGGTATGCAGCTATTAGTCCACAAAATCCTAGGGGAAGCACTTCTGATGATAAATTTGACGACTTCATTTCTGTCTTCAGAAGTTCATTATATCGTGAAGGATCCTTATATGAAGCGTTCAATGAACTTCGACCTGGAAGTAAGAGGAAGAACCCTGAATCTGAACTTGGTGTTCTGAGGAAGGATCAAAATCTATCTGATCATGAATCACCTTATGATTCTGCACCAGCGAAGAGAAGAAAGGAGACAGCTCCAAGCATGTCAAGGGGAAAGAGAGCACCTGAAACCGGCAAGAAGGGGAGTGATGAAAAGGCTCAATCTGCTGAGATTTTTGTATCATTTTGGCCAGGGTCCACTCTGCCTTCAAGATCTGATGTCATCACAGCGTTTAGCAAGTATGGAGCTCTGAATGAAGCAGAAACAAACATGTTCAAAACTAATTTCACTGCTCGAGTTTCCTTCCTTAGAGCAAGTGATGCTGAAGAGGCATTAAGGCATGCAGAAAACAAGAACCCTTTTGAATCTTGTGAGGTCACTTATGATATCCAGTATCCTTCTGAAGGATCCAAGTCTTTAGGTCATGTTGAAAGATCAAAGTCCAGACATTTACTAGCCAAGGAGAAAGGTAAGGCTCCAGCTACACCAACTGTTTCACTTTCACAGGCTAATGAGGCAGCAGATAAGGTGAACTTGaacttcataaaacaaaaactTCAAGATCTGGCTTCGATGCTTGAAACAGCAGATGGCACATCACCTGATTTCAAGACAAAAGTAGAGAGCGAGGTGAAAGGTCTTTTGGAGGATGTGAACAAAATGGTTGAATCTTCATCCTGA